CGGCAACGAGTTTCTCAGCCGCCCAGAGATCGTTGGGACTCTCATCCAATAGGCGGAGCAGGAGCTCTCGGGCTCGCTCCGGATCCCCGCGACCGATCGCTTCCTCGATCATTCCGCGCCGGAGGCGGGCGGCGGCCTCCGCTCCGTCCTCCGGGAGCTCTTCATTTGGCGGCAAGGGGGCGGGAGCGACTTCCGTCGGCTGCGCGTCTCGGGGATCCATCGCGTCGCAGGCATCGCCCCCTGTGGATATGGCATTGGGCTCCGGCGCCTCGACGAGGATCTGCGGCGGCTGCCCGCAGGCGTCATCGACGGTCAGACAGAGAGCGTTCGCCCTCTCCCGCAGGGCGCTGGCGATCTCGAATCCGCCCGCGCCGGCGGCCTGGTCGGCCAGCCCTTCCAGCAGATGGGCCGCGCGATCCTGCCTGCCGGCACGGATGTATAGCTCCGCCAGTCGGAGGGCGACCTCCACGCGCGGGCCGCTGAGCTGAGCCACCCGTTCGAGAACCTCGATGAACTCCTCGCCCCCCGCTTCGCCCCCCGCCCGGTCGAGGTAGTTGAGGTAGCAGGTCACCGCGTCGCCGATCAGTCCTTCCTTGGAGTAGAGATCACCGAGGCGCCTGTAGGTGCGCGCGCGCTCCGCGTCGGTCCGGAGGACCCTCTTCGCGACGGCGATTGCGTTGCGAAACAGCCCGACTCTCTCGTAGGCGGAGATCGCCTCCTCGTACGAATCGATGGCGTCTTGCGACTTGCCTTCCCGGTCCAACAGGTCTCCGTGAAAGACATAGTCGTAAGGATCGGGCTCGCCGCCGAGGAGGAGCCGGCCCATTTCCTCCACCGCCTCTGTGAGCTGCCCCGCCCGGGCCAGCTGCTGCGCCCTACG
The sequence above is a segment of the Candidatus Eisenbacteria bacterium genome. Coding sequences within it:
- a CDS encoding tetratricopeptide repeat protein; this translates as MEKPSPPVDMEEGPSLAGRLGSRVEPGGKAALDKCVVVRRRAQQLARAGQLTEAVEEMGRLLLGGEPDPYDYVFHGDLLDREGKSQDAIDSYEEAISAYERVGLFRNAIAVAKRVLRTDAERARTYRRLGDLYSKEGLIGDAVTCYLNYLDRAGGEAGGEEFIEVLERVAQLSGPRVEVALRLAELYIRAGRQDRAAHLLEGLADQAAGAGGFEIASALRERANALCLTVDDACGQPPQILVEAPEPNAISTGGDACDAMDPRDAQPTEVAPAPLPPNEELPEDGAEAAARLRRGMIEEAIGRGDPERARELLLRLLDESPNDLWAAEKLVAVHVQLGDKLAAVRQLSLLGDLLITREDYEGALRRFLEVLDLDPGDATAQRRIARFREMGLAVPEGGNGGPRGGPETRPGMSGATVCVSDRESVGTEEWVDLAALLDEFRAGVRELVSSGDHEGHYDLGVSHLEMGLLEEAVEEFGVVLATPDLPAEMALKVREMRGRTLQRLDRPQEAVREYRAALDVPERPDSERRPVAYQMACLLEEIGESEEARALFRGLAAKGAFLDSQERLARLGG